The Salinibaculum sp. SYNS191 genome has a window encoding:
- a CDS encoding class I SAM-dependent methyltransferase, with product MKRPIEDHASRFDEKAATYDGDKSEEYNAAVSLVVEHAAPGRDETVLDVGTGTGAIALALAEEAGTVVGRDISEGMLAEARAKADERGLDNVSFGEGRFREPNVPEATDVDVVTSNFAMHHLADDEKRAAIATLAALDPRRIVLGDVMFFGHPDPDEPFYSPEVDDPATVGVLADAFTDEGYALTAVEMIHEQVGVLVADRIEGDG from the coding sequence ATGAAACGACCGATCGAGGACCACGCTTCGCGGTTCGACGAGAAGGCCGCGACATACGACGGCGACAAGAGCGAGGAGTACAACGCCGCGGTCTCGCTGGTCGTCGAGCACGCCGCTCCCGGTCGGGACGAGACCGTCCTCGACGTGGGGACCGGCACCGGTGCGATTGCGCTCGCGCTCGCCGAGGAGGCAGGTACCGTCGTCGGCCGTGACATCAGCGAGGGGATGCTCGCCGAGGCCCGCGCGAAAGCCGACGAGCGCGGACTCGACAACGTCTCCTTCGGGGAGGGGCGGTTCCGCGAACCGAACGTGCCCGAGGCGACGGACGTGGACGTGGTGACGTCGAACTTCGCGATGCACCACCTCGCCGACGACGAGAAACGGGCGGCCATCGCGACGCTTGCAGCACTGGACCCCCGCCGCATCGTCCTGGGCGACGTGATGTTCTTCGGGCACCCGGACCCGGACGAACCGTTCTACAGCCCCGAAGTGGACGACCCGGCGACGGTCGGGGTACTCGCCGACGCGTTCACCGACGAGGGATACGCGCTGACTGCCGTCGAGATGATACACGAACAGGTCGGCGTCCTCGTCGCCGACCGCATCGAGGGCGACGGATGA
- a CDS encoding DUF368 domain-containing protein, producing the protein MSADTSDQSSTETGGEHPPETQRSRGTPRAWLGVYLKGAAMGAADTVPGVSGGTIALITGVYERFVTALTRLDPRVLRRVPALGRAEQRGAFLADLRRMDVLFLVVLGLGVLTSIVTLSRVVHAALGAFRAQTFAFFFGLIAASAVVLYRELRVDTPGRVVAAVAGVAIALDVSGAAASGVVGNSLPVVFGAGAIAITAMVLPGISGSFILILLGQYEFLTGVLTDFVDQLLGVVTGGGTDGLLGNAAVVTVFCSGALIGLLSVAHLIRWALDHYRAATLTFLVSLMVGSLRLPVIEVREGIAAWTPTAALSVLVAVTVGAAAVLLLDYYTADLSEVAG; encoded by the coding sequence GTGTCGGCAGATACGTCTGACCAGTCGTCGACCGAAACAGGCGGGGAGCATCCGCCGGAGACCCAGCGGTCCCGCGGGACTCCGCGCGCGTGGCTCGGCGTCTACCTGAAGGGGGCCGCGATGGGAGCGGCCGACACCGTGCCCGGCGTCTCCGGCGGGACGATTGCGCTCATCACCGGCGTCTACGAGCGGTTCGTCACGGCGCTGACCCGCCTCGACCCACGGGTGCTCCGTCGCGTCCCGGCGCTGGGGCGGGCCGAGCAACGCGGCGCGTTCCTGGCCGACCTGCGGCGGATGGACGTGCTCTTTCTCGTCGTGCTCGGCCTGGGCGTGCTCACGTCTATCGTGACGCTGTCGCGGGTCGTTCACGCCGCGCTAGGAGCGTTCCGTGCGCAGACGTTCGCCTTCTTCTTCGGCCTCATCGCCGCGTCGGCGGTCGTTCTCTACCGCGAACTCAGAGTGGACACCCCGGGACGTGTCGTCGCGGCCGTGGCCGGCGTCGCAATCGCGCTGGACGTCAGCGGGGCGGCGGCGAGTGGCGTAGTCGGCAACAGCCTGCCGGTCGTCTTCGGTGCCGGTGCCATCGCCATCACGGCCATGGTTCTCCCCGGCATCTCCGGGTCGTTCATTCTGATCCTGCTCGGGCAGTACGAGTTCCTGACGGGCGTGCTCACGGACTTCGTGGACCAGCTGCTGGGCGTCGTCACCGGGGGCGGGACCGACGGACTCCTCGGGAACGCGGCGGTCGTCACGGTCTTCTGTTCGGGTGCACTGATCGGCCTGTTGAGCGTGGCACACCTCATCCGGTGGGCGCTGGACCACTACCGGGCGGCGACGCTGACGTTTCTCGTCAGCCTGATGGTCGGCTCGCTGCGGCTACCGGTCATCGAGGTCCGCGAGGGAATCGCGGCGTGGACGCCGACGGCGGCGCTGTCAGTGCTGGTCGCCGTTACCGTCGGCGCTGCGGCGGTGTTGCTGCTCGATTACTACACGGCCGACCTCTCCGAAGTCGCGGGTTAG
- a CDS encoding ribosome assembly factor SBDS, giving the protein MISLDEAVTARLESHGERFEVLVDPDAALAIKRGEFDGDLEEVIAAEDVFENASRGDRPAETALEDVFGTTDPMEIIPEVIKKGEIQITAEQRREMQEQKHRQLINRITRNAVNPQMDDAPHPPERIESALEETDFKIDPMEPVENQVDDALEALRPVIPIRFDTVKVAVHLPADYAGSGQAKVREFGDLDREEWQPDGSWIGVVEFPAGMQNDFYDLVNEVSSGNAETEIIADEDDLNTR; this is encoded by the coding sequence ATGATATCGCTTGACGAGGCGGTGACGGCGCGCCTCGAATCCCACGGCGAGCGGTTCGAGGTACTGGTGGACCCGGACGCCGCGCTGGCAATCAAACGCGGGGAGTTCGACGGCGACCTGGAGGAGGTCATCGCCGCCGAGGACGTCTTCGAGAACGCCTCGCGCGGCGACCGGCCCGCCGAGACGGCGCTGGAGGACGTCTTCGGAACGACAGACCCCATGGAGATAATCCCCGAGGTCATCAAGAAAGGCGAGATTCAGATAACGGCCGAACAGCGCCGCGAGATGCAGGAACAGAAGCACAGGCAGCTCATCAACCGCATCACGCGCAACGCGGTCAACCCCCAGATGGACGACGCTCCCCATCCGCCCGAGCGCATCGAGTCCGCGCTGGAGGAGACCGACTTCAAAATCGACCCGATGGAGCCCGTCGAGAACCAGGTCGACGACGCGCTGGAGGCGCTCCGGCCGGTCATTCCCATCCGCTTCGACACGGTGAAAGTAGCGGTCCACCTGCCCGCCGACTACGCGGGGAGCGGGCAGGCGAAGGTCCGGGAGTTCGGCGACCTCGACCGCGAGGAGTGGCAGCCCGACGGCTCGTGGATCGGCGTGGTCGAGTTCCCGGCCGGGATGCAAAACGACTTCTACGACCTCGTCAACGAGGTGTCGAGCGGGAACGCCGAGACGGAGATAATCGCCGACGAGGACGACCTCAACACGCGATAG
- the hflX gene encoding GTPase HflX, translating into MTATEPSTERAVIAKRVDSGHPDTAEIRDLARAAGYEVVGEITQTRTEDPAYHFGEGKAETLAHRVVETDATAIVCDNQLGPYQTFNIGNKLPEGVRIVDRFRLILEIFGQRAQTRKAQLQVELAELRYELPRAEAKASLAKRDERPGFMGLGEYDESRERDIKARIARIRDELEQIEQTEEHRREQRRESGFDLVAMAGYTNAGKSTLLRRLAADLDVDENEDLHRDLETTAESEDRLFTTLGTTTRKADMDRRDVLVTDTVGFISDLPHWLVESFKSTLDAVYRADLVLLVVDVGESVEAIREKLVTSHDTLYERNEAPIVTVLNKIDTVDEAELERKRDALSALAPNPVAVSARTGENVDSLRERIHAELPEFQDERLVLPMTDDTMSVVSWIHDNANVETVDYGDQVVIEFEARPAVVEQARSKASELVEAGASA; encoded by the coding sequence GTGACGGCAACTGAACCGAGTACGGAACGGGCAGTCATCGCAAAGCGGGTCGACAGCGGCCACCCGGACACGGCCGAAATCCGGGACCTCGCGCGGGCGGCCGGCTACGAGGTCGTCGGCGAAATCACGCAAACCCGGACGGAGGACCCCGCGTATCACTTCGGTGAGGGGAAAGCCGAGACGCTCGCACACCGGGTCGTCGAGACGGACGCCACGGCCATCGTCTGCGACAACCAGCTCGGTCCCTACCAGACCTTCAACATCGGGAACAAGCTCCCCGAGGGCGTCCGCATCGTGGACCGCTTCCGGCTGATTCTGGAGATTTTCGGCCAGCGCGCCCAGACCCGGAAGGCACAGCTCCAGGTGGAACTGGCGGAACTGCGCTACGAACTGCCCCGTGCAGAGGCCAAGGCCAGCCTGGCGAAACGCGACGAGCGCCCCGGGTTCATGGGGCTGGGCGAGTACGACGAGAGCCGCGAGCGCGACATCAAGGCCCGCATCGCCCGCATCCGCGACGAACTCGAACAGATAGAGCAGACCGAGGAACACCGCCGCGAGCAGCGCCGCGAGTCGGGGTTCGACCTCGTGGCGATGGCCGGCTACACCAACGCCGGGAAGTCGACGCTCCTGCGGCGGCTGGCGGCCGACCTCGACGTCGACGAGAACGAGGACCTGCACCGTGACCTCGAAACGACAGCCGAGTCCGAGGACCGCCTGTTCACGACGCTGGGGACGACCACGCGGAAGGCGGACATGGACCGCCGGGACGTGCTCGTGACGGACACGGTCGGGTTCATCTCCGACCTGCCCCACTGGCTCGTCGAGTCGTTCAAGTCGACGCTGGACGCCGTCTACCGGGCCGACCTCGTCCTCCTCGTCGTGGACGTCGGCGAGTCCGTGGAGGCAATTCGCGAGAAGCTCGTCACGTCCCACGACACGCTCTACGAGCGCAACGAGGCTCCTATCGTCACCGTCCTGAACAAGATAGATACCGTCGACGAGGCGGAACTGGAACGCAAGCGCGACGCCCTGTCAGCGCTGGCCCCGAACCCGGTGGCCGTCAGCGCACGCACCGGCGAGAACGTCGACAGCCTCCGCGAGCGCATCCACGCCGAACTTCCCGAGTTCCAGGACGAGCGCCTCGTGCTCCCGATGACCGACGACACCATGAGCGTCGTCTCGTGGATTCACGACAACGCGAACGTCGAGACGGTCGACTACGGCGACCAGGTGGTCATCGAGTTCGAGGCCCGCCCTGCGGTGGTCGAACAGGCCCGCTCGAAGGCCAGCGAACTGGTCGAGGCGGGTGCCTCCGCCTGA
- the psmA gene encoding archaeal proteasome endopeptidase complex subunit alpha yields the protein MQGQNQQQAYDRGITIFSPDGRLYQVEYAREAVKRGTASIGVRTNNGVVLAVDKRIRSPLMERDSVEKIHKADDHIGIASAGHVADARQLIDFARQRAQVNQLRYGEPIGVETLTKEVTDYIQQYTQVGGARPFGVALIIAGIANGEPKLYETDPSGTPYEWKALAVGADRNDIRQYLEDNYADDIDLDGGVRLALEALASVNDDELSPEGIGVATIDTETERFHELTDEEKTDYLTEFELLADESDEE from the coding sequence ATGCAGGGACAAAATCAACAGCAGGCCTACGACCGCGGGATTACCATCTTCTCGCCGGACGGTCGCCTCTACCAGGTCGAGTACGCCCGTGAGGCGGTCAAGCGGGGGACAGCGAGCATCGGCGTTCGAACGAACAACGGCGTCGTCCTGGCCGTGGACAAGCGCATCCGCTCCCCGCTGATGGAGCGTGACAGCGTCGAGAAGATTCACAAGGCCGACGATCACATCGGCATCGCCTCGGCCGGCCACGTCGCCGACGCGCGGCAGCTCATCGACTTCGCCCGCCAGCGCGCCCAGGTGAACCAGCTCCGCTACGGCGAGCCAATCGGCGTCGAGACGCTGACCAAGGAAGTCACCGACTACATCCAGCAGTACACGCAGGTCGGCGGCGCGCGCCCGTTCGGTGTCGCGCTCATCATCGCCGGCATCGCCAACGGCGAGCCCAAACTGTACGAGACGGACCCCTCGGGGACGCCCTACGAGTGGAAGGCACTCGCCGTGGGCGCGGACCGCAACGACATCCGACAGTATCTTGAGGATAACTACGCCGACGACATCGACCTCGACGGCGGCGTCCGCCTGGCGCTGGAGGCGCTCGCCTCGGTCAACGACGACGAACTCTCGCCGGAGGGCATCGGCGTCGCGACCATCGACACGGAGACCGAGCGGTTCCACGAACTCACCGACGAGGAGAAGACCGACTACCTCACCGAGTTCGAACTGCTGGCCGACGAGTCCGACGAGGAGTAA
- a CDS encoding FUN14 domain-containing protein → MALDIQGLGMQMGGSALIGAVIGFAAKKVAKVIAIIIGLELVLFKFLESRGVLSVNWDALTNASQAAADQGVQATQTLVETFISTAGIGASFAGGFALGFKRA, encoded by the coding sequence ATGGCTCTGGACATCCAAGGACTCGGCATGCAAATGGGAGGTAGCGCCCTGATTGGTGCCGTCATCGGCTTCGCCGCCAAGAAGGTGGCGAAGGTCATCGCTATCATCATCGGGCTGGAACTCGTGCTCTTCAAGTTCCTCGAATCGCGGGGCGTCCTCTCGGTCAACTGGGACGCGCTGACGAACGCCTCCCAGGCGGCCGCCGACCAGGGCGTCCAGGCGACGCAGACGCTCGTCGAGACGTTCATCTCCACGGCCGGTATCGGGGCCAGTTTCGCCGGCGGCTTCGCGCTCGGCTTCAAGCGGGCCTGA
- a CDS encoding Rpp14/Pop5 family protein: MKHLPKHLRPRWRYLAVDIETWPDVDIDRGTFQRHLWYAAQNLVGDAGSAAVDLSVLSFSFADGHGEALVRVRRDEVERGRAVVASLARIDGSDVGLRVRGVSGTVRACEEKYMGRGPIGTDQRHVVFRGTERTAVTAADRADIRLDDGFTGATTLDLQ; the protein is encoded by the coding sequence ATGAAACACCTCCCGAAGCACCTCCGGCCGCGCTGGCGGTACCTCGCGGTCGACATCGAGACGTGGCCCGATGTCGACATCGACCGCGGGACCTTCCAGCGCCACCTCTGGTACGCCGCACAGAACCTCGTCGGCGACGCGGGCAGCGCCGCGGTGGACCTCTCGGTGCTCTCGTTTTCCTTCGCGGACGGCCACGGTGAGGCACTCGTCCGGGTTCGCCGTGACGAGGTCGAGCGCGGCCGGGCGGTCGTCGCCAGCCTCGCACGCATCGACGGCAGCGACGTGGGCCTCCGCGTGCGGGGGGTCAGCGGGACCGTGCGGGCCTGTGAAGAAAAGTATATGGGTCGGGGACCGATAGGAACGGACCAGAGACACGTCGTGTTCCGTGGCACCGAGCGGACGGCGGTCACCGCCGCCGACCGGGCCGACATCCGCCTCGACGACGGGTTCACGGGCGCGACGACGCTCGATCTCCAGTAA
- a CDS encoding complex I subunit 1/NuoH family protein yields MLATPLVDALAEAFGFAPDGSLGSFVGGLAGGALVVAVILVNAAIAGPWAKRRIYSGFGDKVGPSRHGPAGLLIIVADSLRMLSKELVVPERVDRPAFDLAPLVMAASALIGFAVVPFGTMFGIDFQLADPASGLAFAFAVASLASLGLVMAGYASNNKFSFIGGLRAVAQTLAYEIPLVLTGASVVIFAGTLRMSEIVAAQQETLFALGPLVVPSWYAFVNPFAFVLFVIANLAEVGRNPFDIPEAPQEIVAGHMTEYSSVYFVLLYLAEFLHIFLGGAIVATLFLGGPAGPVLPGPVWMFVKIWAVFLFTQWARVSLPRLRIDQLLELGWKGLLVAAFGNFVLTAVIVAVV; encoded by the coding sequence GTGCTGGCGACGCCGCTGGTGGACGCGCTCGCGGAGGCGTTCGGATTCGCCCCCGACGGGTCCCTCGGGAGTTTCGTCGGCGGGCTGGCTGGTGGCGCGCTCGTCGTCGCGGTCATCCTCGTCAACGCGGCCATCGCCGGCCCGTGGGCGAAACGGCGCATCTACTCGGGGTTCGGCGACAAGGTCGGTCCGAGCAGACACGGCCCCGCGGGCTTGCTCATCATCGTCGCGGACTCGCTGCGAATGCTATCGAAGGAACTCGTCGTCCCCGAGCGGGTGGACCGACCGGCGTTCGACCTCGCCCCGCTGGTCATGGCCGCGTCCGCGCTCATCGGCTTCGCGGTCGTCCCCTTCGGCACGATGTTCGGTATCGACTTCCAGCTCGCGGACCCGGCCTCCGGCCTGGCCTTTGCCTTCGCCGTCGCCTCGCTGGCGTCGCTCGGGCTGGTGATGGCGGGCTACGCGTCGAACAACAAGTTCTCGTTCATAGGCGGGTTGCGTGCGGTGGCCCAGACCCTCGCATACGAGATACCACTGGTGCTGACCGGTGCCTCGGTCGTCATCTTCGCCGGGACCCTCCGGATGAGCGAAATCGTGGCTGCACAGCAGGAGACGCTGTTCGCGCTCGGGCCGCTCGTCGTCCCCTCGTGGTACGCGTTCGTCAACCCGTTCGCGTTCGTCCTGTTCGTGATTGCGAACCTCGCGGAGGTCGGCCGGAACCCGTTCGACATCCCGGAGGCGCCGCAGGAAATCGTCGCGGGGCACATGACGGAGTACTCGTCGGTGTACTTCGTGTTGCTGTACCTGGCCGAGTTCCTGCACATCTTCCTCGGCGGTGCCATCGTGGCGACGCTCTTCCTGGGTGGCCCCGCCGGACCCGTCCTCCCGGGCCCGGTCTGGATGTTCGTCAAGATATGGGCCGTGTTCCTGTTCACCCAGTGGGCGCGGGTCTCGCTGCCGCGGCTCCGAATCGACCAGTTGCTCGAACTCGGCTGGAAGGGGCTGCTGGTCGCCGCCTTCGGGAACTTCGTGCTGACGGCGGTCATCGTCGCCGTGGTCTGA
- a CDS encoding HEWD family protein: MAEVVPPSKRACERCGRMDVWDESQGKWVVAEADGREQTGTPHCLHEWDINGSYNPLRDDA; encoded by the coding sequence ATGGCAGAAGTCGTACCCCCGTCGAAACGGGCCTGTGAGCGCTGTGGTCGCATGGACGTGTGGGACGAGTCACAGGGGAAGTGGGTCGTCGCCGAAGCGGACGGCCGCGAACAGACGGGCACGCCCCACTGTCTCCACGAGTGGGACATCAACGGGTCGTACAACCCGTTACGCGACGACGCCTGA
- a CDS encoding NAD(P)H-hydrate dehydratase, whose translation MITGSEMAVVDANAAALGVPRKQLMESSGNAVARAVRQLADGGDSVTVVAGRGNNGGDALVAARFLDEFDLSVRLLGRGETITTDIARENWESLQRCAYDATEVRDSTDVELGDPDIVVDAMLGTGISGALREPAATAAAVMNDADATVLSVDVPSGLDAETGDLAENAVEADHVVTFHDTKPGLGDIDAPVTIAEIGIPDAAQSFVERGDLLRLTRDPESHKGDHGEVLVVGGGPYTGAPALAGYAALRAGADLVRVACPTAVAHEIQGYSENLIVRPVDGRRLEPEHVGPLRELAAEHDAMVLGPGLGDHESTLEAVAGLLESFRGTAVVDADALQVVPDVDTDAELICTPHQGELVAMGGETAADWRERRDLVEAFAADVGHTLLVKGAADIVSDGRTTRVSRTGNPGMTVGGTGDVLAGVTGALAATQEPMHAAAMGAFVNGRAGDIVYEEDGPGLVATDLVDEVPAAMRAEE comes from the coding sequence ATGATTACGGGTTCGGAGATGGCCGTCGTGGACGCCAACGCCGCCGCCCTCGGCGTGCCGCGCAAGCAGTTGATGGAGTCGAGCGGCAACGCCGTCGCGCGGGCGGTCCGACAGCTCGCCGACGGGGGTGACAGCGTCACCGTCGTCGCCGGCCGGGGCAACAACGGCGGGGACGCGCTCGTCGCCGCGCGCTTTCTCGACGAGTTCGACCTCAGTGTCCGCCTGCTGGGCCGCGGGGAGACCATCACGACGGACATCGCGCGGGAGAACTGGGAATCCCTCCAGCGCTGCGCCTACGACGCGACGGAGGTTCGGGACTCGACCGACGTCGAACTCGGCGACCCCGACATCGTCGTCGATGCCATGCTGGGGACGGGCATCAGCGGCGCGCTCCGGGAACCCGCGGCGACGGCCGCGGCGGTGATGAACGACGCCGACGCGACGGTCCTCTCCGTCGACGTGCCCTCCGGCCTGGACGCGGAGACGGGCGACCTGGCCGAGAACGCGGTCGAGGCCGACCACGTCGTCACGTTCCACGACACGAAGCCCGGCCTCGGTGACATCGACGCGCCCGTGACCATCGCGGAAATCGGCATCCCCGACGCGGCCCAGTCGTTCGTCGAGCGCGGCGACCTGCTACGGCTCACCAGAGACCCGGAGAGTCACAAGGGCGACCACGGCGAGGTGCTGGTCGTCGGCGGGGGTCCCTACACGGGCGCGCCGGCGCTGGCCGGCTACGCGGCGCTTCGCGCGGGCGCGGACCTGGTCCGGGTCGCCTGTCCGACGGCCGTCGCCCACGAGATACAGGGCTACAGCGAGAACCTCATCGTGCGGCCCGTCGACGGCCGCCGCCTCGAACCCGAACACGTCGGCCCATTGCGGGAACTCGCGGCGGAACACGACGCGATGGTCCTCGGGCCCGGCCTCGGCGACCACGAATCCACGCTCGAAGCAGTGGCCGGCCTGCTGGAGAGTTTCCGCGGCACCGCCGTCGTCGACGCCGACGCGCTCCAGGTGGTCCCGGACGTGGACACGGACGCAGAACTCATCTGCACCCCGCACCAGGGCGAACTGGTTGCGATGGGCGGCGAGACGGCGGCCGACTGGCGGGAGCGACGCGACCTGGTGGAAGCCTTCGCCGCTGACGTCGGGCACACGCTGCTCGTGAAGGGCGCGGCCGACATCGTCTCCGACGGCCGGACGACGCGAGTCAGCAGGACCGGGAACCCGGGGATGACCGTCGGCGGCACCGGGGACGTCCTCGCGGGCGTCACGGGTGCGCTCGCGGCCACGCAGGAGCCGATGCACGCGGCGGCGATGGGCGCGTTCGTCAACGGCCGTGCCGGCGACATCGTCTACGAGGAGGACGGTCCCGGTCTGGTCGCGACGGACCTCGTCGACGAGGTGCCGGCAGCGATGCGCGCCGAGGAGTAG
- the cutA gene encoding divalent-cation tolerance protein CutA translates to MPTVYITAPEDAAAALAESLVEDRLAACVNRVPCRSVYRWEGEVVDDEEVILLAKTTAEQTETLVESVVENHPYDVPCIEVFEEDDVLSAFADWRADSVRD, encoded by the coding sequence ATGCCGACGGTCTACATCACCGCCCCCGAAGACGCCGCGGCAGCACTCGCGGAATCGCTCGTCGAGGACCGCCTCGCGGCCTGCGTCAACCGCGTCCCCTGCCGGTCGGTCTACCGGTGGGAGGGCGAGGTAGTCGACGACGAGGAGGTCATCCTGCTGGCGAAGACCACGGCGGAGCAGACAGAGACGCTGGTCGAGTCCGTCGTGGAGAACCACCCCTACGACGTCCCCTGCATCGAGGTGTTCGAGGAGGACGACGTCCTGTCCGCCTTCGCCGACTGGCGCGCGGACAGCGTCCGGGACTAA